A genomic stretch from Kribbella amoyensis includes:
- a CDS encoding HIRAN domain-containing protein: MELIPFSLWGDALWCGQEVVRESQHEQAIRSLFPDPIPARGADLDTVADLVPEPHNRFDPRSIAVRVQDKVVGYLPRDDAHRYHPVLADLVAQGLQPQVPCHLWVSEWEPAAWADAEDQGIAFHASVAVALGQPHMLVPVNLPPPGSHHLLPPGSGIVVPGGNVRPEVLAPFFRPEGECWAYGTLHAVEEDDGYQDRHRIVVEIRLDDEPVGRLSPRLSAEFLPAIHYLSDMRAETAARVAVRGDRIAAEVVLYAARSHDLPATWPDGLTRSPVVSPAWHYWAGKEAN, encoded by the coding sequence ATGGAACTGATTCCGTTCAGTCTGTGGGGAGACGCCCTGTGGTGTGGTCAGGAAGTCGTGCGCGAGAGCCAGCACGAGCAGGCCATCCGTAGCCTGTTTCCGGACCCGATCCCGGCGCGCGGCGCAGACCTGGACACCGTGGCGGATCTCGTCCCGGAACCGCACAACCGCTTCGACCCGCGCTCCATCGCCGTGCGGGTGCAGGACAAAGTGGTCGGCTACCTGCCGAGGGACGACGCGCACCGGTACCACCCGGTGCTGGCGGATCTGGTGGCGCAAGGCCTGCAACCGCAGGTGCCGTGCCATCTGTGGGTCAGTGAGTGGGAGCCGGCGGCCTGGGCCGATGCCGAGGACCAGGGCATCGCGTTCCACGCCAGCGTGGCGGTCGCGCTGGGACAGCCGCACATGCTGGTCCCGGTGAACCTGCCACCACCGGGCAGCCATCACCTGTTGCCGCCGGGCAGCGGCATCGTGGTCCCGGGCGGCAACGTCCGGCCGGAGGTGCTGGCGCCGTTCTTCCGGCCCGAGGGCGAGTGCTGGGCGTACGGCACCCTGCACGCGGTCGAGGAGGACGACGGCTACCAGGACCGGCACCGGATCGTGGTGGAGATCCGGCTCGACGACGAACCGGTGGGCCGGCTCAGTCCACGGCTCAGCGCGGAGTTCCTGCCGGCCATCCACTACCTCTCGGACATGCGGGCGGAGACAGCGGCCAGGGTCGCGGTCCGCGGTGATCGCATCGCCGCCGAGGTGGTGCTCTACGCCGCCCGCAGCCACGATCTGCCGGCCACTTGGCCGGACGGCCTGACCAGGTCGCCGGTGGTCTCACCCGCCTGGCACTACTGGGCGGGCAAGGAAGCCAACTGA
- a CDS encoding acetylxylan esterase, whose amino-acid sequence MLSFDLSAEDLAVYPGTNPRPADFDQYWDKALAELAAIPADAEFAEATEFPLPFARAEHLYFTGTGGYRVHAKMIRPHEPTGPAVLMFHGYGGEQPKWIDLLPYAARGYTVAALDVREQVGYRSGTQQPNSFDLHHHLVHGLDGGPDALLYRHVFLDTRRLADLVRALPEVDAARVATTGWSQGGGLSLVCAALTPEIRYAASVYPFLTDYRRAWDLNLDREPYNEITTWFRKRDPRHLRRDEVFTTLGYIDLQHLAPRIQAEVTLFVGLEDQVCPPSTQYAVYNKLRCRKEIRTYPDFGHDDLPGAMDDIYQLIGEKL is encoded by the coding sequence GTGCTGTCGTTCGACCTGTCCGCCGAGGACCTGGCCGTCTACCCGGGCACGAACCCGCGACCGGCGGACTTCGACCAGTACTGGGACAAGGCGCTGGCCGAATTGGCCGCGATCCCGGCCGACGCCGAGTTCGCCGAGGCGACCGAGTTCCCGCTGCCGTTCGCGCGGGCCGAGCACCTGTACTTCACCGGCACCGGCGGCTACCGGGTGCACGCGAAGATGATCCGGCCGCACGAGCCGACCGGTCCGGCGGTGCTGATGTTCCACGGGTACGGCGGGGAGCAGCCGAAGTGGATCGACCTGCTCCCGTACGCCGCTCGCGGGTACACCGTGGCCGCGTTGGACGTGCGCGAGCAGGTCGGGTACCGCAGCGGGACCCAGCAGCCGAACTCGTTCGACCTGCACCACCACCTGGTCCACGGCCTCGACGGTGGCCCGGACGCGTTGCTCTACCGGCACGTGTTCCTCGACACCCGGCGGCTCGCCGACCTCGTCCGCGCCCTGCCCGAGGTGGACGCGGCCCGGGTCGCGACCACCGGCTGGAGCCAGGGCGGCGGCCTGAGCCTGGTCTGCGCCGCGCTCACCCCGGAGATCAGGTACGCCGCGAGTGTGTACCCGTTCCTCACCGACTACCGGCGCGCCTGGGACCTGAACCTGGATCGCGAGCCGTACAACGAGATCACCACCTGGTTCAGGAAGCGGGATCCCCGGCATCTGCGCCGGGACGAGGTGTTCACGACCCTCGGGTACATCGACCTCCAGCACCTGGCCCCGCGGATCCAGGCCGAGGTCACCCTCTTCGTCGGTCTCGAGGACCAGGTCTGCCCACCGTCCACCCAGTACGCGGTCTACAACAAACTCCGGTGCCGCAAGGAGATCCGCACCTATCCCGACTTCGGCCACGACGACCTCCCGGGCGCCATGGACGACATCTACCAACTCATCGGCGAGAAACTCTGA
- the ilvA gene encoding threonine ammonia-lyase IlvA, translating to MQDRDSAVAPIVDADAVEHAVKRLDGVAVRTPLQRNLRLSERTGAEVWLKREDLQIGRSYKLRGAYNLIAQLDDTAKQAGVVCASAGNHGQGLAYSCHALDVKGRVFVPRTTPRQKRDRIAALGGSQVEVIVTGDTYDDAAAAASAESATTGATIVPAFDDPRTVAGQGTVAVELVDQLGAPPDVLVVPVGGGGLVAGVATWLAERHPGVRIIGVEPAGAASMAAALAAGEPVTLDHLDSFVDGAAVRRVGEVTLPLVAAAGVELTSVPEGLVCSEMLALYQTDGLIAEPAGALSPAALGNGVAVKPGETVVCLLSGGNNDVSRYGEILERSLVHEGLKHYFLVTFPQEPGALRQFLDEALGPDDDITRFEYVKRNNRETGVALVGIEIGRPGDLTGLLDRMTAAPLDIERIQPDSVEFRYLV from the coding sequence ATGCAGGACAGAGATTCCGCGGTCGCGCCGATCGTCGACGCCGACGCCGTCGAGCACGCGGTCAAACGCCTCGACGGGGTCGCGGTGCGTACTCCCCTGCAACGCAACCTCCGGCTCTCGGAACGGACCGGTGCCGAGGTCTGGCTGAAGCGCGAGGATCTCCAGATCGGCCGCTCCTACAAGCTCCGCGGCGCCTACAACCTGATCGCCCAGCTCGACGACACCGCGAAGCAGGCCGGCGTGGTCTGCGCCTCCGCCGGGAACCACGGCCAAGGTCTCGCGTACTCGTGCCACGCCCTCGACGTCAAAGGCCGCGTCTTCGTCCCCCGTACGACGCCCCGGCAGAAGCGGGACCGCATCGCGGCACTCGGCGGCAGCCAGGTCGAGGTGATCGTCACCGGGGACACGTACGACGACGCCGCGGCCGCCGCTTCGGCCGAGTCGGCGACGACCGGCGCGACGATCGTGCCCGCCTTCGACGATCCCCGAACCGTCGCAGGACAAGGGACCGTGGCCGTCGAGCTCGTCGACCAGCTCGGCGCACCCCCCGACGTCCTGGTCGTACCGGTCGGTGGTGGCGGCCTGGTCGCGGGTGTCGCGACGTGGCTGGCCGAGCGGCATCCCGGGGTCCGCATCATCGGGGTGGAACCGGCCGGCGCGGCAAGTATGGCGGCGGCCCTGGCAGCCGGGGAGCCGGTGACCCTCGACCACCTGGACAGCTTCGTCGACGGCGCCGCGGTCCGCCGGGTCGGCGAGGTGACCTTGCCGCTGGTCGCCGCGGCCGGGGTCGAGCTGACCTCGGTACCGGAGGGCCTGGTCTGTTCGGAGATGCTCGCGCTCTACCAGACCGACGGCCTGATCGCGGAGCCCGCGGGGGCGCTGTCGCCTGCTGCGCTGGGCAACGGGGTCGCCGTGAAACCCGGTGAGACGGTGGTCTGCTTGTTGTCCGGCGGCAACAACGACGTCAGCCGGTACGGGGAAATCCTCGAACGCTCGTTGGTGCACGAAGGGCTCAAGCACTACTTCCTGGTGACGTTCCCCCAGGAGCCGGGCGCGTTGCGGCAGTTCCTCGACGAGGCGCTGGGGCCGGACGACGACATCACCCGGTTCGAGTACGTGAAGCGGAACAACCGTGAGACCGGCGTCGCCCTGGTCGGTATCGAGATCGGCCGCCCGGGAGACCTCACCGGCCTCCTCGACCGGATGACCGCAGCGCCCCTGGACATCGAACGGATCCAGCCCGATTCGGTCGAGTTCCGCTACCTGGTCTGA
- a CDS encoding LLM class flavin-dependent oxidoreductase produces MKVGVMLPVGDSDGVAGAPPSWADIRTFARTAESTGLDSVWLADHFLYQAPDGARYGTHEAWTLLSAVAAVTDRVELGTMVLCATFRDPGLVAKMAAAADLVSDGRLVLGVGAGWHDPEYEAFGLPTDHRVGRFAEWLEIVARLVRGETVTFEGKYHQVRDAALLPPPARRIPLLVASRQPRMLDLTAQWADAWNTAWFGAVDERVQSRLRDLGSAVSRSGRPDDAIARTVGIVVRDPDQPAGPDAEPNALTGSVEDVARVIKDYEALGVDHLIAVLEPMTPRSVERLAEAGRLATGG; encoded by the coding sequence ATGAAGGTTGGCGTGATGCTTCCGGTCGGCGACAGCGACGGCGTGGCCGGGGCTCCCCCGAGCTGGGCCGACATCCGTACGTTCGCGCGGACGGCGGAGAGTACGGGACTCGACTCGGTCTGGCTGGCGGACCACTTCCTCTACCAGGCACCGGACGGCGCGCGGTACGGGACGCACGAGGCGTGGACCCTGCTCAGCGCGGTCGCCGCGGTGACGGACCGGGTCGAGCTCGGCACGATGGTGCTGTGCGCGACGTTCCGGGATCCCGGGCTGGTCGCGAAGATGGCGGCGGCGGCGGACCTGGTGTCCGACGGCCGGCTCGTCCTCGGGGTCGGCGCGGGCTGGCACGACCCGGAGTACGAGGCGTTCGGGCTGCCGACCGATCACCGGGTCGGCCGGTTCGCCGAGTGGCTGGAGATCGTCGCGCGGCTGGTCCGCGGTGAGACGGTGACGTTCGAGGGGAAGTACCACCAGGTCCGGGACGCCGCCCTGCTGCCGCCACCCGCTCGGCGGATCCCGCTGCTGGTCGCGAGCCGGCAACCGCGGATGCTGGACCTGACGGCGCAGTGGGCCGACGCCTGGAACACCGCCTGGTTCGGCGCGGTCGACGAGCGCGTCCAGAGCCGGTTGCGCGACCTCGGATCGGCGGTGAGCCGCAGTGGCCGGCCCGACGACGCGATCGCCCGGACGGTCGGGATCGTCGTCCGCGACCCGGACCAGCCGGCCGGCCCGGATGCGGAGCCGAACGCCCTGACCGGCAGCGTCGAGGATGTGGCGAGGGTCATCAAGGACTACGAGGCGCTCGGCGTCGACCACCTGATCGCGGTGCTCGAACCGATGACGCCGCGCTCGGTCGAACGCCTCGCCGAGGCCGGCCGGCTGGCCACCGGCGGCTAG
- a CDS encoding phosphoribosyltransferase → MRRPYHDRTAAGRALAEHVAKVVDDDDVLVLGLARGGVPVAAPVAAALGGQLDVLIVRKLGLPGQPELAMGAIAGPGTEVQVIRNESVLARVSESAFEEVRHREEAELRLRETRYREGRAAAPIQGRTVVLVDDGLATGSTMRAAIQAVRRERPARVVVAVPVGGARTCRRLAAEVDDVVCAWIPDHFSAVGQAYRDFAPVPGDAVRAILAAHHGSTA, encoded by the coding sequence ATGCGCAGGCCGTACCACGACCGGACCGCCGCGGGACGAGCGCTCGCGGAGCACGTGGCCAAGGTGGTCGACGACGATGACGTCCTGGTCCTCGGACTGGCCCGAGGTGGCGTACCGGTCGCCGCTCCGGTCGCGGCCGCGCTGGGCGGGCAGCTCGACGTCCTGATCGTGCGCAAGCTGGGTCTGCCGGGGCAGCCCGAGTTGGCGATGGGCGCGATCGCGGGGCCCGGGACGGAGGTCCAGGTGATCCGGAACGAGTCGGTGCTCGCCCGGGTCTCCGAGTCCGCGTTCGAGGAGGTCCGCCATCGTGAGGAGGCCGAGCTCCGGCTCCGCGAGACCCGGTACCGCGAGGGCCGTGCCGCGGCGCCGATCCAGGGCCGGACCGTGGTGCTCGTGGACGACGGACTCGCGACCGGTTCGACGATGCGGGCCGCGATCCAGGCCGTCCGCCGGGAACGACCGGCGCGCGTGGTGGTCGCGGTACCGGTCGGTGGTGCCCGTACTTGCCGGCGGCTGGCCGCGGAGGTGGACGACGTCGTCTGCGCGTGGATCCCGGACCACTTCTCGGCCGTCGGGCAGGCGTACCGCGACTTCGCCCCGGTCCCCGGCGACGCGGTCCGCGCGATCCTCGCCGCGCACCACGGCAGTACGGCCTGA
- a CDS encoding phosphoenolpyruvate carboxykinase (GTP): MTTTASPAQETAHPGDALSVESPAADLSAAPTEHAGLLAWVAEVAALTQPDRIHWVDGSDAEYARLTDELIAAGTLVRLNDEKKPNSFWARTDPSDVARVEQRTFICSVDEADAGPTNNWMDPGQMKALMTELYRGSMRGRTMYVVPFCMGPLTAEKPMFGVEITDSAYVVASMRIMARTGAEVLTKMATDAPYVPCLHSVGAPLQPGQADVPWPCNEEKYIVQFPEERAIWSYGSGYGGNSLLGKKCYSLRIASAMARDEGWLAEHMLILKLISPAKKVHYVAAAFPSACGKTNLAMLDPTLEGWEVETLGDDIAWMRFGADGRLYAVNPEFGLFGVAPGTGWKTNPNAMRTIEKGNSVFTNVALTDDGDVWWEGYSETPPDHLTDWKGRDWTPDSGELSSHPNSRFCTPIKQCPIIADEYEDPNGVPISAILFGGRRATTVPLVTEARDWEHGVFMGATLSSETTAAAVGEVGVVRRDPMAMLPFIGYNAGDYLNHWITVGKDNDAAKLPKIFYVNWFRKDEAGKFVWPGFSENSRVLKWVIDRLEGEAAAVETPIGRVPTPESLDVSGLDLTPEALQVALHVDAEEWKAEIPLIEEWFAKLGDKVPTSLKVELDHLKARLG, encoded by the coding sequence ATGACGACCACCGCCAGCCCTGCCCAAGAAACCGCCCATCCCGGGGACGCCCTCAGCGTCGAGAGTCCCGCCGCCGACCTGAGCGCCGCCCCGACTGAGCACGCAGGCTTGCTGGCCTGGGTCGCCGAAGTCGCTGCCCTGACCCAGCCCGACCGGATCCACTGGGTCGACGGCTCCGACGCCGAGTACGCCCGGCTGACCGACGAGCTGATCGCCGCCGGCACCCTGGTCCGGCTGAACGACGAGAAGAAGCCGAACTCCTTCTGGGCCCGGACCGACCCGTCCGACGTCGCCCGGGTGGAACAGCGCACGTTCATCTGCTCGGTCGACGAGGCCGACGCCGGTCCGACCAACAACTGGATGGACCCGGGCCAGATGAAGGCGCTGATGACCGAGCTGTACCGCGGCTCGATGCGCGGCCGGACGATGTACGTGGTGCCGTTCTGCATGGGTCCGCTGACCGCCGAGAAGCCGATGTTCGGGGTCGAGATCACCGATTCGGCGTACGTCGTCGCCTCGATGCGGATCATGGCCCGCACCGGCGCCGAGGTGCTCACCAAGATGGCCACCGACGCTCCGTACGTGCCGTGTCTGCACTCGGTGGGCGCCCCGCTACAGCCGGGCCAGGCGGACGTGCCGTGGCCGTGCAACGAGGAGAAGTACATCGTCCAGTTCCCCGAGGAGCGGGCGATCTGGTCGTACGGCTCAGGCTACGGCGGCAACTCGCTGCTCGGCAAGAAGTGCTACTCGCTGCGGATCGCCAGCGCGATGGCCCGGGACGAGGGCTGGCTGGCCGAGCACATGCTGATCCTGAAGCTGATCTCGCCGGCGAAGAAGGTGCACTACGTCGCGGCCGCGTTCCCGAGCGCGTGCGGCAAGACCAACCTGGCGATGCTCGACCCGACCCTGGAGGGGTGGGAGGTCGAGACGCTCGGCGACGACATCGCCTGGATGCGGTTCGGCGCGGACGGCCGGCTGTACGCGGTGAACCCGGAGTTCGGCCTGTTCGGCGTCGCCCCGGGCACCGGCTGGAAGACGAACCCGAACGCGATGCGCACGATCGAGAAGGGCAACTCGGTCTTCACCAACGTCGCCCTGACCGACGACGGCGACGTCTGGTGGGAGGGGTACTCCGAGACCCCGCCGGACCACCTGACGGACTGGAAGGGCCGGGACTGGACGCCGGACTCGGGCGAGCTCTCCAGCCACCCGAACAGCCGGTTCTGCACTCCGATCAAGCAGTGCCCGATCATCGCCGACGAGTACGAGGACCCGAACGGCGTGCCGATCTCGGCGATCCTGTTCGGCGGCCGCCGGGCCACCACGGTGCCGCTGGTCACCGAGGCGCGGGACTGGGAGCACGGCGTGTTCATGGGCGCGACGCTGTCCTCGGAGACGACGGCCGCCGCGGTCGGCGAGGTCGGCGTGGTCCGGCGCGACCCGATGGCGATGCTGCCGTTCATCGGCTACAACGCGGGCGACTACCTGAACCACTGGATCACGGTCGGCAAGGACAACGACGCGGCCAAGCTGCCGAAGATCTTCTACGTGAACTGGTTCCGCAAGGACGAGGCCGGCAAGTTCGTCTGGCCGGGCTTCTCCGAGAACAGCCGGGTGCTCAAGTGGGTGATCGACCGGCTCGAGGGGGAGGCGGCCGCGGTCGAGACGCCGATCGGCCGGGTGCCGACCCCGGAGTCGCTGGACGTCAGCGGGCTGGACCTGACCCCGGAGGCGCTGCAGGTCGCGCTGCACGTGGACGCCGAGGAGTGGAAGGCCGAGATCCCGTTGATCGAGGAGTGGTTCGCCAAGCTCGGCGACAAGGTGCCCACCTCGCTGAAGGTCGAACTCGACCACTTGAAGGCTCGACTGGGCTGA
- a CDS encoding MBL fold metallo-hydrolase — protein sequence MTALTILGTAAPYPQPDRPCSGYLLRGGGASVWVDAGPGSLAELLRHTTMAELDAIWISHLHLDHVGDLLNAYYALAYGQLPALSRPVPVYAPAALGARIAGFFEQPDAGFVGDVLELRPLHDGHVLELGGLTVTSRLVDHGIEAYGLRASADGHTLAYSGDCAPCSALDELADGVDLLLCEVDSDTPTEVHHTPEQAGALARRTGVGRLVVTHVGPSLVPSVATARAAEVFGGPTVCAEVGETLSPW from the coding sequence CTGACCGCGCTCACGATCCTCGGCACGGCCGCGCCTTATCCCCAACCGGACCGGCCCTGCTCGGGGTACCTGCTGAGGGGCGGCGGCGCATCGGTCTGGGTCGACGCGGGCCCGGGTTCGCTCGCCGAGTTGCTCCGGCACACGACGATGGCCGAGCTGGATGCGATCTGGATCTCCCACCTGCACCTCGACCACGTGGGCGATCTGCTCAACGCGTACTACGCCCTCGCTTATGGTCAGCTGCCGGCGCTGAGCCGACCCGTACCCGTGTACGCGCCGGCCGCGCTCGGTGCTCGGATCGCGGGGTTCTTCGAGCAACCCGATGCGGGCTTCGTCGGTGACGTACTCGAGCTCCGTCCGCTGCACGACGGGCACGTTCTCGAACTCGGTGGTCTCACGGTGACCAGCCGCTTGGTGGATCACGGGATCGAGGCGTACGGGCTCCGGGCGAGCGCCGACGGTCACACGCTCGCGTACTCCGGTGACTGCGCTCCCTGCTCGGCATTGGACGAGCTGGCGGACGGGGTGGATCTCCTGCTCTGCGAGGTGGACTCGGATACGCCGACCGAGGTGCACCACACGCCGGAGCAGGCAGGCGCGTTGGCGCGGCGTACCGGCGTCGGGCGGTTGGTGGTGACGCACGTCGGACCGTCGCTGGTGCCTTCGGTGGCGACCGCTCGGGCCGCCGAGGTTTTCGGCGGCCCGACGGTGTGCGCGGAGGTCGGCGAGACCCTCAGCCCCTGGTAG
- a CDS encoding LuxR C-terminal-related transcriptional regulator: MTALHNETLSPPPRLVLHREISHEDLQLLRLLATGLPMDAVARRLDLSERTVRRRVRATCDRLGVGTAIEAIVWAAHRGLV, encoded by the coding sequence ATGACCGCACTGCACAACGAGACCCTCAGCCCGCCGCCCCGGCTGGTCCTGCACCGCGAGATCAGTCACGAGGACCTCCAACTCCTCCGCCTCCTCGCCACCGGCCTCCCGATGGACGCGGTAGCCCGACGCCTCGACCTTTCCGAACGAACGGTCCGCCGCCGCGTCCGCGCCACCTGCGACCGCCTCGGCGTCGGCACAGCCATCGAGGCGATCGTCTGGGCCGCCCACCGCGGCCTCGTCTGA
- a CDS encoding PPOX class F420-dependent oxidoreductase, translated as MVEIPESARAVLTSNALAHLVTINPDGSPQVSVVWVGLDGDEIVAGHVPEHRKVRNIRRDGRVALSLETTHRNEFGLVEYLVVTGTARITEGGAVELLRELAHTYLGPDAEFLPGDDYPPGFVTHITVDRLGGVGPWVS; from the coding sequence ATGGTGGAAATCCCGGAGAGCGCGCGGGCGGTGCTCACGTCGAACGCGCTGGCGCACCTGGTCACGATCAACCCGGACGGCAGCCCGCAGGTCTCGGTGGTCTGGGTCGGGCTGGACGGCGACGAGATCGTCGCCGGCCACGTCCCCGAACACCGCAAGGTCAGGAACATCCGCCGCGACGGCCGGGTCGCGCTGTCGCTGGAGACCACGCACCGCAACGAGTTCGGCCTGGTCGAGTACCTGGTGGTGACCGGGACCGCGCGGATCACCGAGGGCGGCGCCGTCGAACTCCTGCGCGAGCTGGCCCACACCTACCTCGGGCCGGACGCGGAGTTCCTCCCGGGCGACGACTACCCACCCGGATTCGTCACACACATCACGGTCGACCGCCTCGGCGGGGTCGGGCCGTGGGTGTCCTGA
- a CDS encoding LCP family protein has protein sequence MSKAIGLTLVSALIPGSGFLMGGRTKLGAFVVTLSVGLLGLGAYIGLTKREAVLELAVDPRQLLIATAGVVVVGLLWIWVVVQSHKLLRPVSLTAVGRFAGSAFVGLLCFAIAVPTTVAAQTVMAQRDLVGSVFASEGSSKSATRPKVEDKKDPWANTPRLNILLLGADDGAGRDGTRTDTVMVASIDTKTGDTKLVSLSRNWMRMPFPEDSPLHKFYPEGFWDPSLGNVEQPEFYLDAMYRNLPAAHPQALGASDNEGADVLKVSAGEALGLDIDYYMQVNLKGFESIVDALGGIKVNINYKVPIGGDYKGPGSADDVLPKDYLQPGPDQKLNGHDALWFARGRYGLSDPSRQERQRCTIHAMVSSANPATLVTKYKEIAAASKKLLQTDIPQEILPAFIELGLKVKTAKVSNIDLDKDKNFPSGKNPDYEAMREIVQKAIAPKPAASPTTTAGEPSTTPSRKPTTKPTGKPKPTKPGGTEDLSDACAYHPANP, from the coding sequence ATGTCGAAGGCCATCGGTCTCACCCTGGTCAGCGCACTGATCCCCGGCTCCGGGTTCCTGATGGGCGGCCGGACCAAGCTCGGCGCCTTCGTGGTCACGCTCAGCGTCGGCCTGCTCGGTCTCGGCGCGTACATCGGCCTGACCAAGCGGGAGGCGGTGCTCGAGCTCGCGGTCGACCCGCGCCAGCTGCTGATCGCGACCGCCGGTGTCGTGGTGGTCGGCCTGCTCTGGATCTGGGTCGTCGTGCAGTCGCACAAGTTGCTCCGCCCGGTCAGCCTGACCGCGGTCGGCCGGTTCGCCGGCTCGGCGTTCGTCGGACTGCTCTGCTTCGCGATCGCCGTCCCGACCACCGTCGCCGCCCAGACCGTGATGGCGCAGCGCGACCTGGTCGGCAGCGTGTTCGCCTCCGAGGGCAGCTCCAAGTCGGCCACCCGGCCCAAGGTCGAGGACAAGAAGGACCCGTGGGCGAACACGCCGCGGCTGAACATCCTGCTGCTCGGCGCGGACGACGGCGCCGGCCGCGACGGCACCCGGACCGACACCGTGATGGTCGCCTCGATCGACACCAAGACCGGTGACACCAAGCTCGTCTCCCTGAGCCGGAACTGGATGCGGATGCCGTTCCCGGAGGACTCACCGCTGCACAAGTTCTACCCCGAGGGCTTCTGGGACCCGAGTCTCGGCAATGTCGAGCAGCCGGAGTTCTACCTGGACGCGATGTACCGGAACCTGCCGGCCGCGCATCCGCAGGCGCTCGGCGCGTCGGACAACGAGGGCGCCGACGTGCTCAAGGTCTCGGCCGGCGAGGCGCTCGGCCTGGACATCGACTACTACATGCAGGTGAACCTCAAGGGGTTCGAGTCGATCGTCGACGCGCTCGGCGGGATCAAGGTCAACATCAACTACAAGGTGCCGATCGGCGGCGACTACAAGGGCCCGGGCTCGGCCGACGACGTGCTGCCGAAGGACTACCTGCAGCCCGGCCCGGACCAGAAGCTGAACGGGCACGACGCGCTCTGGTTCGCCCGCGGCCGGTACGGCCTGAGCGACCCGTCCCGGCAGGAGCGGCAGCGCTGCACGATCCACGCGATGGTGAGCAGCGCGAACCCGGCCACCCTGGTGACCAAGTACAAGGAAATCGCCGCGGCCAGCAAGAAGCTGCTGCAGACCGACATCCCGCAGGAGATCCTGCCGGCGTTCATCGAGCTCGGGCTCAAGGTGAAGACCGCGAAGGTGTCCAACATCGACCTGGACAAGGACAAGAACTTCCCCTCCGGCAAGAACCCGGACTACGAGGCGATGCGCGAGATCGTCCAGAAGGCGATCGCGCCGAAGCCGGCCGCGTCGCCGACCACGACCGCCGGCGAGCCGTCGACCACGCCGTCCCGCAAGCCCACCACCAAGCCGACGGGCAAGCCGAAGCCCACCAAGCCCGGTGGTACCGAGGACCTGAGCGACGCCTGCGCGTACCACCCGGCGAACCCCTGA